In Streptomyces sclerotialus, one genomic interval encodes:
- a CDS encoding SDR family oxidoreductase, which translates to MAAVRDKAVVVTGAGGGIGAALAARFIAEGARVVINDLDKEKAERTAAALGATAVPGDASAIVPAAREALGGRIDIFCANAGVGTGGGPEAPDEDWQLAWDVNVMAHVRAARALIPEWLERGSGRFVATVSAAGLLTMIGSAPYSVSKHAAYAFAEWLSATYRHRGIDVHAICPQGVRTDMLAGTGSAGDLVLTPGAIEPAAVADALFEAMAENRFLVLPHPEVAGYYAARAADPGRWLGGMNHLQRKLEAAEDAGA; encoded by the coding sequence GTGGCAGCCGTGCGGGACAAGGCCGTGGTGGTGACCGGGGCGGGCGGTGGCATCGGTGCCGCGCTCGCGGCCCGCTTCATCGCCGAGGGGGCCCGGGTCGTCATCAACGACCTGGACAAGGAGAAGGCCGAGCGCACCGCCGCCGCCCTGGGCGCGACCGCCGTCCCCGGCGACGCCTCGGCGATCGTCCCCGCAGCGCGCGAAGCCCTCGGCGGCCGCATCGACATCTTCTGCGCCAACGCGGGCGTGGGCACCGGCGGCGGCCCCGAGGCGCCCGACGAGGACTGGCAGCTGGCCTGGGACGTCAACGTCATGGCCCACGTACGGGCGGCCCGCGCGCTGATACCCGAGTGGCTGGAGCGCGGCAGCGGCCGGTTCGTCGCCACCGTCTCGGCCGCCGGCCTGCTCACCATGATCGGCTCCGCGCCGTACAGCGTCTCCAAGCACGCCGCGTACGCCTTCGCCGAATGGCTCTCGGCCACCTACCGGCACCGCGGCATCGACGTGCACGCCATCTGCCCGCAGGGCGTACGCACCGACATGCTCGCGGGCACCGGCTCCGCCGGAGACCTCGTCCTCACACCCGGGGCCATCGAGCCCGCGGCCGTCGCCGACGCGCTCTTCGAGGCCATGGCCGAGAACCGCTTCCTGGTCCTGCCGCACCCGGAGGTCGCCGGCTACTACGCGGCCCGCGCCGCCGACCCCGGCCGCTGGCTGGGCGGCATGAACCACCTCCAGCGCAAGCTCGAAGCCGCCGAGGACGCCGGCGCCTGA